In the genome of Zobellia nedashkovskayae, the window AAAAACATTTGCAACATAGAACCCTTTGGGATGTATGAGGAGTACAGACCTTGGCACAAACCTGATTTTGACATACAGCATATGATTTCGTATTGCTACACCTGTGATATCAGCAAAGAGTTAGGTGAGACAAAAATGGAGCTTTACGAAACAAAAAATGGTATGAAAGCCATTTGGGTAGATATACACGAGGCTATAAAGCATAATAAGAAAACCATGGCTACGAGTACTAAAAAAGGAATGTCTATTGAACGGGAAACTTTTTTGTTGGAGCTTTTGGCTGAAAAAATGTAATCTATAAAAACCACTTAATTATTTCTTCACCCAACTTATCGTTTAGCTTTTCTGCTTTAAGAATATTTAGTCTTCCTATAGCACATTGATAATTCTCATCTCCTTCAAAAGCTATAAAATCAGGTTCTTCTGTTTTCAGTGCCGGAAATAGTAGAAGCGCATTAAATGAATCCCAGTATTTATTGTAAACATACATTTACCCCAAATCATGTGTGAATGGTTTATTACCACCAATATTTTTCCATTTAGTTTCTATAATGTACTTCTTATTTTTGGTACGAATTACGATGGCAGGTTTTATTTTAATTCCGTTCCAAAAAGACTTTGATTCCTGCCCTTTGACTTCTAAACCTTGAACGAGCAGTTCAATTTTAAAAATGATGATTACGATTCAACTCTAGGTATTAAAAAAAAAGTTGCACCAAAAAAAGGGCATGAGTTCAAAAGAAAAAAGCTATACTATTTTCAGATAGTGAAGCCCTTAATTTTTTAATTGATGATGCCTTTATTAAGCAAGTTGAAAAGAATAAAACTAATTTATTGAGTAATTAATTCGGCTCCTTTTCTGACCTCTTTCTCCCAAAGTAAAAGTTTATTCTTCATCGTATTAAGTAAAGTTGAATTTTCTAAAGCCATATTATTTTTTTCAGAAAGGTCATTTATCAAATCATAAAGTTCATAATTAAAACCATTGTCTTCTTTTATCCGAATCATTTTCCACTTACCACTTCTCACAAAACTTAAGTTTCCATATGCAAAAAAAACATCCCTTTCAGGCAGGTCAGATTCATTTATAAGGTTGTTTTTGATACTAATACCATCTATGTAATCCGCAGTTGGTTCTTTTTGAATTAAATCAAGTACGGTGGGAAGTAAATCCATTGTAAGAACCGTTTGATCATTAACAATACCCGCTTTTATATGACCTGGATAACTAATAATTGCAGGAACTCTACTACCACCTTCATAAACTTCATTTTTAAATCCCCTTAATACACCATTGCTACCATATTCATTAGCTCCATTGTCAGACAAAAAAATTACGACTGTATTATCATACTCTCCAATTTCTTTTAAGGCCTTGATTATTTCACCCACTCCCTCATCCATAACCTCTACCATCTCTCTATAAATGCTTTGGATACTATCTTGAACCGCTAGAGTACCAGCCTTACCAACTTCTCTCAATACTCTGTCTATGCGCCTTTGATAGGGTCTGTGAGGAGATTCGTGTGGTAGATATAAGAAAAAGGGTTTATTTGTTTTCTTAGGATTATTTTCTTTTAAAAACTTTAACCCGTATTGTGTTATTAAATCTGTAACATACCCATCTTCATTGTCCATTTTTGTTCCTTTCCACCAGTCTAAGTATCCTTCTTGGTCAATATGGCCGTGATAATCTATCCCTCCGCTAACAAACCCTGCATAATCATCAAACCCTTGATTCATAGGGTTATATTTTTTTGAATACCCTAAATGCCATTTTCCATAAATTCCGTTATTATAATTATATTTTTTTAATTCTTCTGCAATGGTAATCTCTTTTAGACCTAGGCCTACATCTCTATGTTTTTTGGAGGTAACAACTCCTTCTATTCCTGTCCGCTGTTGATACTTTCCTGTCATAAAAGCAGCTCTTGTTGGACTGCAAACAGGAGCGTTAGAGTGAAAATCAAGAAACCTCGTCCCCTCATTAGCTAATTGATCTATATGGGGAGTTTTTGTATGAGGGCTACCATAACAAGAAATATCTCCATACCCTAAATCGTCCGCCATTATAATTATAAAATTCGGGGTCTTTTCAATTTCCTTTTTTTTATCGGAGCATGATAAAAAGGATGTACTAATTAACAACAATACTATTATTTTTCTCATAATCAGTTATGTTTCTTGAACAAGTGATTTATTTTTTTGAAG includes:
- a CDS encoding NUDIX domain-containing protein, coding for MQKLKTHFHPDVETLENKSIFTRLATRSIAIQGNSILLLYTERYEDYSLPGGGLDSGENIIEGMTRELIEETGAKNICNIEPFGMYEEYRPWHKPDFDIQHMISYCYTCDISKELGETKMELYETKNGMKAIWVDIHEAIKHNKKTMATSTKKGMSIERETFLLELLAEKM
- a CDS encoding sulfatase-like hydrolase/transferase translates to MRKIIVLLLISTSFLSCSDKKKEIEKTPNFIIIMADDLGYGDISCYGSPHTKTPHIDQLANEGTRFLDFHSNAPVCSPTRAAFMTGKYQQRTGIEGVVTSKKHRDVGLGLKEITIAEELKKYNYNNGIYGKWHLGYSKKYNPMNQGFDDYAGFVSGGIDYHGHIDQEGYLDWWKGTKMDNEDGYVTDLITQYGLKFLKENNPKKTNKPFFLYLPHESPHRPYQRRIDRVLREVGKAGTLAVQDSIQSIYREMVEVMDEGVGEIIKALKEIGEYDNTVVIFLSDNGANEYGSNGVLRGFKNEVYEGGSRVPAIISYPGHIKAGIVNDQTVLTMDLLPTVLDLIQKEPTADYIDGISIKNNLINESDLPERDVFFAYGNLSFVRSGKWKMIRIKEDNGFNYELYDLINDLSEKNNMALENSTLLNTMKNKLLLWEKEVRKGAELITQ